A single genomic interval of Agarivorans aestuarii harbors:
- the slmA gene encoding nucleoid occlusion factor SlmA yields the protein MAGKPKSNRREQILQALARMLETSHGQRITTASLAKEVGVSEAALYRHFPSKARMFEGLIEFIEETLLSRINLIQEEQKDTLNRCQHILMLLLGFAERNPGLSRILTGDALQGEHERLRARVSILFDKIEVQLKQVLRERRLREGQGFLIEENSLATLLLAYTEGRISQYVRSEFKLEPTAQFDTHWGFLKQQLVQS from the coding sequence ATGGCGGGAAAACCAAAAAGCAATCGCCGCGAACAAATTCTGCAGGCGCTAGCGCGCATGTTAGAGACCAGCCACGGACAACGCATCACCACTGCAAGCCTAGCCAAAGAAGTAGGCGTATCAGAAGCTGCTTTGTATCGTCACTTTCCCAGCAAAGCTAGGATGTTTGAAGGCTTAATAGAGTTTATCGAAGAAACCTTGCTATCACGCATTAATCTGATTCAGGAAGAACAAAAAGACACCTTAAATCGCTGCCAGCACATACTCATGCTGTTACTGGGTTTTGCCGAGCGCAACCCAGGCTTAAGCCGCATTTTAACTGGCGATGCCTTACAAGGTGAGCACGAGCGTTTACGCGCCAGAGTCAGCATTTTGTTCGATAAAATTGAAGTGCAACTTAAACAAGTATTACGCGAGCGTAGGCTACGTGAAGGACAAGGCTTCTTAATTGAAGAAAACAGCCTAGCTACCTTGTTACTGGCCTATACCGAAGGACGCATTAGCCAATACGTGCGCAGTGAATTTAAGCTAGAACCTACCGCCCAATTTGACACTCACTGGGGCTT
- the dut gene encoding dUTP diphosphatase, which translates to MKQIALKILDQRIGTTFPMPEYATPGSAGMDLRACLDQAITLAPGQTELIPTGLAIHIADPTLAATILPRSGLGHKHGIVLGNLVGLIDSDYQGQLMVSCWNRGQTTFTIEPGERIAQLVFVPVVQASFEIVEDFAASQRGEGGFGHSGTK; encoded by the coding sequence ATGAAACAAATAGCACTAAAAATACTAGACCAAAGAATTGGCACTACTTTTCCAATGCCAGAATACGCGACACCAGGTTCAGCAGGTATGGATTTACGCGCCTGCTTAGACCAAGCCATAACATTAGCCCCCGGCCAAACCGAGCTAATTCCTACTGGCTTAGCGATTCATATAGCCGATCCTACTCTTGCTGCCACCATTTTACCGCGTTCTGGCCTTGGCCATAAGCACGGCATTGTTCTGGGTAACCTCGTTGGACTGATCGATTCCGACTACCAAGGGCAATTAATGGTGTCTTGTTGGAACCGCGGACAAACTACTTTTACCATCGAACCCGGCGAGCGCATCGCCCAGTTAGTATTTGTGCCTGTGGTACAAGCTAGCTTTGAGATAGTAGAAGATTTTGCCGCTAGCCAGCGTGGTGAAGGTGGATTTGGCCATTCCGGTACAAAGTAA